One Sanguibacter sp. HDW7 DNA window includes the following coding sequences:
- a CDS encoding nucleotide sugar dehydrogenase, whose product MRIAVIALGKIGLPLAVQFASMGHDVVGVDVNPRTVEAVNAGREPFPGEAELAERLAELVPAGRLRATTDYADAVPGAEAVVLVVPLFVDETTAQPDFGWMDAATAELAKHLTPGTLVSYETTLPVGTTRGRWKPMLEAGSGLTEGEDFHLVFSPERVLTGRVFADLRKYPKLVGGLSAEGAARATAFYEAVLTFDERPDLPRPNGVWDLGSAEASEMAKLAETTYRDVNIGLANQFGAFAEKAGIDIYAVIDACNSQPFSHIHRPGIAVGGHCIPVYPRLYLSVDPDASVVREARAVNAAMPERTVARAADLLGSLDGLRVVVLGAAYRGGVKETAFSGVFATVAALASRGATVTVHDPLYADDELAALGLAAHHLGEAADLAVVQTDHADYRTLTPADVPGVRLLVDGRRVTDAALWAGTPRVVVGQGSPS is encoded by the coding sequence ATGCGCATCGCTGTCATCGCCCTCGGCAAGATCGGACTCCCGCTCGCGGTGCAGTTCGCGAGCATGGGGCACGACGTCGTCGGCGTCGACGTCAACCCGCGGACCGTCGAGGCGGTCAACGCGGGGCGCGAGCCTTTCCCGGGGGAGGCCGAGCTCGCCGAGCGGCTGGCCGAGCTCGTGCCGGCGGGGCGCCTGCGCGCGACGACCGACTACGCGGACGCCGTCCCGGGCGCCGAGGCGGTCGTCCTCGTCGTCCCGCTCTTCGTCGACGAGACGACCGCGCAGCCGGACTTCGGCTGGATGGACGCCGCGACGGCCGAGCTTGCGAAGCACCTCACGCCCGGCACGCTCGTCTCCTACGAGACGACGCTCCCTGTGGGCACGACGCGCGGCCGCTGGAAGCCCATGCTCGAGGCCGGTTCGGGGCTCACGGAGGGTGAGGACTTCCACCTCGTCTTCTCGCCCGAGCGCGTCCTCACGGGGCGGGTCTTCGCCGACCTGCGCAAGTACCCCAAGCTCGTCGGCGGTCTCTCGGCGGAAGGTGCCGCGCGCGCGACGGCGTTCTACGAGGCCGTCCTCACGTTCGACGAGCGCCCCGACCTGCCGCGCCCCAACGGCGTGTGGGACCTCGGCTCGGCCGAGGCCTCCGAGATGGCCAAGCTCGCCGAGACGACGTACCGCGACGTCAACATCGGACTCGCCAACCAGTTCGGCGCGTTCGCCGAGAAGGCGGGCATCGACATCTACGCGGTCATCGACGCCTGCAACTCCCAGCCGTTCTCGCATATCCACCGCCCGGGCATCGCCGTCGGCGGGCACTGCATCCCCGTCTACCCGCGCCTGTACCTCTCGGTCGACCCGGACGCGTCGGTCGTGCGCGAGGCACGCGCGGTCAACGCCGCGATGCCCGAGCGCACCGTGGCGCGCGCCGCGGACCTCCTCGGCAGCCTCGACGGCCTGCGCGTCGTCGTCCTCGGCGCCGCCTACCGCGGCGGTGTCAAGGAGACGGCGTTCTCGGGCGTCTTCGCGACGGTCGCCGCGCTCGCGTCGCGCGGTGCGACGGTGACGGTCCACGACCCGCTCTACGCCGACGACGAGCTCGCGGCGCTCGGTCTCGCAGCGCACCACCTCGGTGAGGCCGCGGACCTCGCGGTCGTCCAGACGGACCACGCCGACTACCGCACGCTCACGCCTGCCGACGTGCCCGGCGTCCGCCTCCTCGTCGACGGGCGCCGGGTGACCGACGCCGCGCTGTGGGCGGGGACGCCGCGCGTCGTCGTCGGGCAGGGATCGCCGTCATGA
- a CDS encoding DUF6541 family protein, producing the protein MSWAAVVAPATVLMALLVVPGWVLLRLAGVRGLLALGGAAPVSVALVGVTALAAGMLGVPWGWGPLGAALAASAVAAWALGRCVVHEQRVRGLRPAGLWARRFELGGARWPWVAATLAVAVVLLAVPMAIGMGRPDAVLQQWDAVFHLNGLRAVQDSGLASNRGAMRPLYGAIGDRVYYPAVWHAMVSLLPAGGSVTLAANASTFVLGGLVWPLGLAALVRVLLWRWWTTTPLALLLVGTFGAFPAVLLSTLAQWPFATAIALVPGTVALAVASRARVDGGVAATAPARLVSSLLVVLTAAGGVALAHGSGVFSLGLVLGPFALASLTHAASRRWDAGQRGRVVTGAVLGSLGVVAGLVVVLTNPTIRNMLSYPRESRAFYPSTVLGSLLDQPLSGPLGDVVVAVATVAGVVIILRSRIGAVPAMTPGGSPARAERGRGDLQGLTWVVGAWALVLVLTALAAGPQTPLRVLTGLWYSQAARIQAVLPVVVVPLAALGCLAIGGVVARRWAQRADVRGGTRPRGAVVLSTPSRAATGVALLALVVSVPWAGTATAKRFSEAYEAGATRWGHMLSPEEVVLLDRLDRVLPSDALVIGDPANGAALVWAVADRRVFLPQLSVSNLTADQRLLRASFSDLMTNPDVCDAVRRTGITHLYVDTATAADGAKVDAGAPGLHRAPTEGVEVVDAEGTATVYRITACQD; encoded by the coding sequence ATGAGCTGGGCGGCCGTCGTCGCCCCGGCGACAGTGCTCATGGCGCTCCTCGTCGTGCCCGGGTGGGTGCTCCTGCGGCTCGCCGGCGTCCGGGGGCTTCTCGCGCTCGGTGGCGCCGCCCCGGTCTCGGTCGCGCTCGTGGGCGTCACGGCGCTCGCGGCGGGCATGCTCGGCGTGCCGTGGGGCTGGGGGCCGCTCGGTGCGGCGCTCGCCGCCTCGGCGGTCGCTGCGTGGGCCCTGGGCCGGTGTGTCGTCCACGAGCAGCGCGTACGCGGGCTGCGGCCCGCGGGCCTGTGGGCGAGGCGCTTCGAGCTCGGAGGTGCCCGCTGGCCGTGGGTCGCCGCGACGCTCGCGGTCGCCGTCGTGCTCCTCGCCGTGCCGATGGCGATCGGCATGGGACGTCCCGACGCCGTGCTCCAGCAGTGGGACGCCGTCTTCCACCTCAACGGCCTGCGGGCCGTCCAGGACTCGGGCCTCGCCTCGAACCGCGGCGCGATGCGCCCGCTCTACGGCGCGATCGGCGACCGCGTCTACTACCCGGCCGTGTGGCACGCGATGGTCTCGCTCCTGCCCGCAGGCGGCTCGGTGACGCTCGCGGCCAACGCGTCGACCTTCGTGCTCGGCGGGCTCGTCTGGCCGCTCGGCCTCGCGGCGCTCGTGCGTGTGCTGCTGTGGCGCTGGTGGACCACCACGCCGCTCGCGCTCCTGCTCGTCGGCACGTTCGGCGCGTTCCCGGCCGTCCTTCTCTCGACGCTCGCGCAGTGGCCGTTCGCGACGGCGATCGCGCTCGTACCGGGCACCGTCGCGCTCGCGGTCGCGAGCCGCGCGCGTGTCGACGGCGGGGTCGCGGCGACGGCGCCGGCGCGGCTCGTCAGCTCGCTCCTCGTCGTCCTCACGGCGGCGGGCGGCGTCGCGCTCGCGCACGGCTCGGGCGTGTTCTCGCTCGGGCTCGTCCTCGGCCCGTTCGCCCTCGCGTCGCTCACGCACGCGGCCTCACGGCGGTGGGACGCGGGCCAGCGCGGGCGCGTCGTCACCGGCGCCGTCCTCGGTTCCCTGGGCGTCGTCGCGGGGCTCGTCGTCGTCCTCACGAACCCGACGATCCGCAACATGCTGTCCTACCCACGGGAGTCGAGGGCCTTCTACCCGAGCACGGTCCTCGGCTCGCTCCTCGACCAGCCGCTCTCCGGGCCCCTCGGCGACGTCGTCGTCGCCGTCGCGACGGTCGCAGGGGTCGTCATCATCCTCCGGTCGCGCATCGGGGCCGTGCCGGCCATGACCCCGGGGGGCTCGCCCGCACGGGCCGAGCGCGGCCGCGGTGACCTCCAGGGCCTCACGTGGGTCGTCGGGGCGTGGGCGCTCGTCCTCGTGCTCACGGCGCTCGCGGCGGGACCGCAGACGCCGCTGCGCGTGCTCACGGGCCTCTGGTACTCGCAGGCGGCGCGCATCCAGGCTGTCCTCCCGGTCGTCGTCGTGCCGCTCGCGGCGCTCGGCTGCCTCGCGATCGGGGGGGTCGTCGCGCGCCGATGGGCGCAGCGGGCTGACGTCCGCGGCGGGACGCGTCCGCGTGGCGCCGTCGTGCTCTCGACGCCGTCGCGTGCCGCGACCGGCGTCGCGCTGCTCGCGCTGGTGGTGTCGGTGCCGTGGGCGGGTACCGCGACCGCGAAGCGCTTCAGCGAGGCGTACGAGGCCGGGGCGACGCGCTGGGGTCACATGCTCTCGCCCGAGGAGGTCGTGCTGCTCGACCGCCTCGACAGGGTGCTGCCGTCCGACGCTCTCGTCATCGGCGACCCGGCGAACGGAGCCGCACTGGTCTGGGCGGTCGCCGACCGCCGGGTCTTCCTGCCGCAGCTGTCGGTGTCCAACCTCACGGCGGACCAGCGGCTCCTGCGTGCGTCGTTCTCCGACCTCATGACGAACCCGGACGTGTGCGACGCCGTGCGCCGCACGGGGATCACGCACCTCTACGTCGACACGGCGACCGCGGCGGACGGCGCCAAGGTCGACGCGGGAGCACCGGGCCTGCACCGGGCGCCCACGGAGGGTGTCGAGGTCGTCGATGCGGAGGGGACCGCGACGGTCTACCGGATCACGGCCTGCCAGGACTGA
- a CDS encoding TIGR03089 family protein: MTSSPVAAILATLTQDPGRPRLTWYGPDDERIELSGAVLANWVTKTSNLLVEELDAAPGTVVALDLPAHWRTLVWALAVWRTGATLSLVSPKDDEVEADVAITHRPEAWAGYDVPLVAVALPALARAFDDTLPTGAIDAAGAVMTYGDVLGPVVDPVPDSLAIITGAFRGAVTVSYNDLVDWAESARVAPQGDRILLTSDADCVTCADEPTTHHADHLGRRGKLLQTLRSSLNAWSTGGSVVLLDPTQTQRIATREARAHLVEIERIGR; this comes from the coding sequence ATGACGTCCTCTCCCGTCGCGGCGATCCTCGCGACCCTCACCCAGGATCCCGGCAGACCCCGCCTCACCTGGTACGGCCCCGACGACGAGAGGATCGAGCTCTCGGGCGCCGTCCTCGCCAACTGGGTGACGAAGACGTCGAACCTCCTCGTCGAGGAGCTCGACGCGGCGCCCGGCACCGTCGTCGCGCTCGACCTCCCCGCCCACTGGCGCACGCTCGTGTGGGCGCTCGCCGTGTGGCGCACGGGCGCGACGCTCTCGCTCGTCTCCCCCAAGGACGACGAGGTCGAGGCCGACGTCGCGATCACGCACCGCCCCGAGGCGTGGGCCGGCTACGACGTCCCGCTCGTCGCAGTCGCCCTGCCCGCCCTCGCCCGCGCCTTCGACGACACGCTCCCCACGGGCGCGATCGATGCCGCAGGCGCCGTCATGACGTACGGCGACGTCCTCGGCCCCGTCGTCGACCCCGTGCCGGACTCCCTCGCGATCATCACGGGCGCCTTTCGCGGCGCGGTGACCGTCTCGTACAACGACCTCGTCGACTGGGCCGAGTCCGCTCGCGTCGCACCCCAGGGCGACCGCATCCTCCTCACGTCCGACGCCGACTGCGTGACGTGCGCGGACGAGCCGACGACGCACCACGCCGACCACCTCGGCCGCCGCGGCAAGCTCCTGCAGACGCTCCGCTCCTCGCTCAACGCGTGGTCGACGGGCGGCTCCGTCGTCCTGCTCGATCCCACCCAGACGCAGCGGATCGCGACGCGCGAGGCCCGTGCGCACCTCGTCGAGATCGAGCGCATCGGGCGCTGA
- a CDS encoding WhiB family transcriptional regulator produces MWNLLETDGPFPSDASRPVGADILTLGIDSDETVLAWQDRALCAQTDPEAFFPEKGGSTREAKRVCTGCEVRAECLEYALANDERFGIWGGLSERERRKLKRAAV; encoded by the coding sequence ATGTGGAACCTGCTCGAGACGGACGGCCCGTTCCCGTCCGACGCGAGCCGTCCCGTGGGGGCTGACATCCTCACGCTCGGCATCGACTCGGACGAGACCGTCCTCGCCTGGCAGGACCGCGCGCTGTGCGCACAGACCGACCCCGAGGCGTTCTTCCCCGAGAAGGGCGGCTCGACGCGCGAGGCCAAGCGCGTCTGCACGGGCTGCGAGGTCCGCGCGGAGTGCCTCGAGTACGCCCTCGCGAACGACGAGCGCTTCGGCATCTGGGGCGGGCTCTCCGAGCGCGAGCGTCGCAAGCTCAAGCGAGCGGCGGTCTGA
- a CDS encoding glycosyltransferase, with translation MTTPDTPRDRIPRPARPAGRGAAGSPRTRTAVAHAPTTVTAVVVTRGATPYLDATIAAVRAQEHAPDRLLVVDVVRDADRRARLAPADDDTLATVLVHVPRATSFGAAVRAGLEHLADLGQAPAPDPTTWLWLLHDDATPAPGALDALVRAVEHAPSVVLAGAKQVEPGDRRRLVEVGLTTSPAGRRMSSVEPGETDQGQHDGTVDVLGVGFAGAIARLDVWTALDGPDPEYGNVGDGLEYSRRARLAGHRVIVVPGAVVAHARATYLDLRRRETVPDHEPDEERSFALRRRAELWYRLTGAPTGLVWLHLVVVALLALPRALWQLGAKRGRRARAEITATAWTILRPVALWRSRRRVRRARVLPRSALVPLQASWRDVLVARRDRRLARTEQRRARARGDAFALAERRADLRRRVLGVALTAVGLVGLTLWWLGPALSAAGSGARLVSPALPLAGGSLADMWAEVADGWVRAGVGDAVAADPLLTVLLPFVALVTPFGGNLQTVVDLTLLASLVVAGLGAWLAAGTATKSLLLRSAAALAWVATPVLAAGLGAGRFGDLLAHVALPWAVWGALKGVGLGARPPVERAVVAAARRAEARRLERESAASDDGEDAYLAAAGAAATPVADATMPAARPVAHASVPAAAFGGLALAVAVAGAPVLLVPALVALALVGLLRGRPRPRGARRHLLLVAVPPVLVVVPLVAEVVRRGLDAWPLLLASPGRPVPTEAPAGWRLLLGEPTVLPRWPWAEGLPLPDAVQAAVPLVLGGLVVVCALLALVRRDRAGAVRGAWLVAALALAAGAAASTVVVGAGDLGEVRASAGGAVSLVVLALLGAALVGLDHVTDRVASHAFGWRQLALVLFVVVGVGASGLALARGAALVDLRDPQGLHVLEGDVVPAVGRQMQEPPRSARVLRLDAGATTTFQLLRGDGPQLADVSVVRDHRALTAGTDAPAQKLAGVVARLVGGVVDDGAALVDLGVGAVLVAPGTDDDARGALVARLDANGVLERVADGPTGTVWRVAVAAGDAEGTTTVTGWARLLDGSGAGVVVPSDGRGIDVRLPSTGTGDLGVTAGLGWDVQPGTRTLVLAERAAPGWRATLDGHRLETAQRLPEGAWQQTFALPADGGGSLEVWYESPGGTWWRVVLVATAVIYGLLVVPVRRRVVER, from the coding sequence ATGACGACTCCCGACACCCCCCGTGACCGCATCCCGCGCCCCGCCCGCCCCGCCGGGCGTGGGGCCGCGGGCTCCCCGCGTACCCGCACCGCGGTCGCCCACGCGCCCACGACCGTGACGGCCGTCGTCGTCACGCGCGGCGCGACCCCCTACCTCGACGCGACGATCGCCGCCGTGCGCGCGCAGGAGCACGCTCCTGACCGTCTGCTCGTCGTCGACGTCGTCCGTGACGCCGACCGGCGTGCGCGGCTCGCACCCGCGGACGACGACACGCTCGCGACGGTCCTCGTCCACGTCCCGCGTGCCACGAGCTTCGGCGCCGCGGTGCGCGCGGGGCTCGAGCACCTCGCCGACCTCGGTCAGGCGCCCGCGCCGGACCCGACGACCTGGCTGTGGCTCCTCCACGACGACGCGACGCCCGCGCCCGGCGCGCTCGACGCGCTCGTGCGCGCCGTCGAGCACGCGCCGTCGGTCGTCCTCGCGGGAGCCAAGCAGGTCGAGCCCGGCGACCGGCGGCGCCTCGTCGAGGTCGGGCTCACGACGTCCCCAGCGGGCCGGCGCATGTCGTCGGTCGAGCCGGGGGAGACCGACCAGGGCCAGCACGACGGCACCGTCGACGTCCTCGGCGTCGGGTTCGCGGGCGCGATCGCGCGCCTCGACGTGTGGACCGCGCTCGACGGCCCGGACCCCGAGTACGGCAACGTCGGCGACGGCCTCGAGTACTCCCGCCGCGCCCGCCTCGCCGGGCATCGCGTCATCGTCGTCCCGGGCGCCGTCGTCGCGCACGCGCGGGCGACCTACCTCGACCTGCGCCGTCGCGAGACCGTCCCGGACCACGAGCCCGACGAGGAGCGCTCGTTCGCGCTCCGCCGTCGCGCCGAGCTCTGGTACCGCCTCACGGGTGCCCCGACGGGCCTCGTGTGGCTGCACCTCGTCGTCGTCGCGCTCCTCGCGCTGCCGCGTGCGCTGTGGCAGCTCGGGGCCAAGCGCGGACGCCGCGCCCGGGCCGAGATCACGGCAACCGCATGGACGATCCTGCGCCCTGTCGCGCTGTGGCGCTCCCGGCGTCGGGTGCGCCGCGCGCGGGTCCTGCCGCGCTCCGCGCTCGTCCCGCTCCAGGCCTCGTGGCGCGACGTGCTCGTCGCGCGCCGCGACCGGCGCCTCGCGCGCACCGAGCAGCGACGGGCCCGCGCGCGGGGAGACGCGTTCGCGCTCGCGGAACGACGCGCCGACCTGCGTCGTCGCGTGCTCGGCGTCGCGCTCACCGCCGTCGGGCTCGTAGGGCTCACCCTGTGGTGGCTCGGTCCCGCGCTGTCGGCAGCAGGGTCCGGGGCGCGCCTCGTGTCGCCGGCGCTCCCGCTGGCCGGAGGATCGCTCGCTGACATGTGGGCCGAGGTCGCCGACGGCTGGGTGCGCGCGGGCGTCGGCGACGCCGTCGCGGCCGACCCCCTCCTCACCGTGCTCCTGCCGTTCGTCGCGCTCGTCACGCCGTTCGGCGGCAACCTGCAGACGGTCGTCGACCTCACGCTCCTCGCGTCGCTCGTCGTCGCGGGCCTCGGAGCCTGGCTCGCCGCGGGCACCGCGACGAAGTCGCTCCTGCTGCGCTCGGCGGCCGCGCTCGCGTGGGTCGCGACGCCCGTGCTCGCAGCCGGCCTGGGCGCCGGACGGTTCGGTGACCTGCTCGCCCACGTCGCGCTGCCCTGGGCGGTATGGGGCGCGCTCAAGGGCGTCGGCCTGGGCGCACGGCCGCCCGTCGAACGCGCTGTCGTCGCTGCCGCGCGGCGCGCCGAGGCACGCCGCCTCGAGCGCGAGTCCGCGGCGTCGGACGACGGGGAGGACGCGTACCTCGCCGCCGCTGGTGCAGCCGCGACCCCCGTGGCCGACGCCACGATGCCCGCTGCGCGTCCCGTCGCCCACGCCTCGGTGCCCGCTGCCGCGTTCGGCGGACTCGCGCTCGCCGTGGCCGTCGCCGGCGCGCCCGTCCTGCTCGTGCCTGCGCTCGTCGCCCTCGCCCTCGTCGGTCTCCTGCGGGGCCGCCCGCGTCCGCGCGGCGCGCGGCGCCACCTCCTGCTCGTCGCCGTGCCGCCCGTGCTCGTCGTCGTCCCGCTCGTCGCCGAGGTCGTGCGCCGAGGCCTCGACGCCTGGCCGCTCCTGCTCGCCTCGCCCGGGCGTCCCGTCCCGACCGAGGCACCCGCGGGCTGGCGCCTGCTGCTCGGCGAGCCGACGGTCCTGCCGAGGTGGCCGTGGGCCGAGGGGCTGCCGCTGCCGGACGCGGTCCAGGCCGCGGTCCCGCTCGTCCTCGGCGGGCTCGTCGTCGTGTGCGCGCTCCTCGCGCTCGTGCGCCGGGACCGTGCGGGCGCCGTGCGCGGCGCCTGGCTCGTCGCAGCCCTGGCGCTCGCTGCGGGCGCCGCGGCCTCGACGGTCGTCGTCGGCGCGGGCGACCTCGGCGAGGTGCGCGCGTCGGCCGGCGGAGCGGTGTCGCTCGTCGTGCTCGCGCTGCTCGGTGCGGCGCTCGTCGGGCTCGACCACGTGACCGACCGGGTCGCGTCGCACGCGTTCGGGTGGCGTCAGCTCGCGCTCGTCCTCTTCGTCGTCGTGGGCGTCGGTGCGTCAGGGCTCGCACTCGCCCGCGGTGCCGCGCTCGTCGATCTGCGCGACCCCCAAGGTCTGCACGTTCTCGAGGGTGACGTCGTGCCGGCCGTCGGCCGCCAGATGCAGGAACCGCCACGCTCCGCGCGCGTCCTGCGGCTCGACGCGGGCGCGACGACGACGTTCCAGCTCCTCCGGGGCGACGGCCCGCAGCTCGCGGACGTGTCGGTCGTGCGCGACCACCGTGCGCTCACGGCGGGGACCGACGCCCCGGCCCAGAAGCTTGCGGGCGTCGTCGCCCGGCTCGTCGGCGGCGTCGTCGACGACGGGGCGGCCCTCGTCGACCTCGGCGTCGGCGCGGTGCTCGTCGCTCCCGGGACGGACGACGACGCGAGGGGTGCGCTCGTCGCTCGGCTCGACGCCAACGGAGTCCTCGAACGCGTCGCGGACGGCCCGACGGGCACCGTGTGGCGCGTCGCGGTCGCAGCTGGCGACGCCGAGGGGACGACGACCGTGACGGGCTGGGCACGTCTGCTCGACGGCTCGGGCGCGGGCGTCGTCGTCCCGTCCGACGGCCGCGGCATCGACGTCCGCCTGCCGTCGACCGGCACGGGCGACCTCGGCGTGACGGCGGGCCTCGGCTGGGACGTCCAGCCGGGCACGCGGACGCTCGTGCTCGCCGAGCGGGCGGCGCCGGGCTGGCGCGCGACGCTCGACGGCCACAGGCTCGAGACCGCCCAGCGGCTCCCCGAGGGGGCGTGGCAGCAGACGTTCGCGCTCCCCGCCGACGGCGGCGGGAGTCTCGAGGTCTGGTACGAGTCGCCGGGCGGCACGTGGTGGCGCGTCGTGCTCGTCGCGACGGCAGTGATCTACGGGCTGCTCGTCGTGCCCGTCCGACGCAGGGTGGTGGAGCGGTGA
- a CDS encoding DUF5719 family protein — translation MNREDDVRDDEVQGEGQDGTRPQDVQPAETEPAEARPVRDEPVAPSRARRRGATALRGVTGLLVLGLAGGTAWAADLLPVEETAGVAAQELAVVPSAVDVVCPGPVQLADPDASADPAFDPSPVGTTTSFGGVVLAPATVGPSPVTLLDGSAAPAVATAAGRSLVVARGAVPGATTLTAAPASDGAAVLGASVVSSTTAGDLRGLAGASCATPSAEQWLLGGTTTRGSSTRLVVQNPSRTAAVVDVELWGPGGRIDAAGPTTMTVPAGGQSARLLEAVAPEQRLLGVRVVARGALVTSYLQVGVLDGIRPLGVDLAAATTPATRQVVTGVTTTGPGAGARLDVLVPDGSDPTLAAGSDATTTAANPVAVSVTVLGPQGRVLVPGAEQFETVPGQVVSLDLDALEAGRYTLVVDAPSPLVASVTSVRPGTDGDDRALLAGRPAPGPGVSLAASPAGVRRTLTLTAVPDDLAGVPGAALGTGVPVDADGQPLTLATRRVEVDLVGTDGQVSATFPVDVPVGGTAVVGLDARAPGVDVAAVVVRPTGEGPDVTWSLEASADGRDGTVDGLLTVLAPVPGDVVTREVVVRPSLGF, via the coding sequence GTGAACCGCGAGGACGACGTGCGCGACGACGAGGTGCAGGGCGAGGGGCAGGACGGCACTCGGCCCCAGGACGTGCAGCCGGCCGAGACAGAGCCGGCCGAGGCGCGCCCCGTGCGCGACGAGCCCGTCGCGCCGTCGCGCGCCCGCCGCCGAGGAGCCACGGCGCTGCGCGGCGTCACGGGCCTGCTCGTCCTCGGCCTCGCGGGCGGGACGGCGTGGGCCGCCGACCTCCTGCCGGTCGAGGAGACCGCGGGCGTCGCGGCGCAGGAGCTCGCGGTCGTGCCGTCGGCCGTCGACGTCGTGTGCCCCGGGCCCGTGCAGCTCGCCGACCCGGACGCGTCGGCCGACCCCGCGTTCGACCCGTCCCCGGTCGGGACGACGACCTCGTTCGGCGGCGTCGTGCTCGCCCCCGCGACCGTCGGACCGTCGCCCGTGACGCTGCTCGACGGCTCCGCGGCGCCCGCGGTGGCGACGGCCGCGGGACGGTCGCTCGTCGTGGCGCGCGGCGCCGTGCCGGGCGCGACGACGCTCACCGCTGCGCCTGCCTCGGACGGCGCGGCGGTTCTCGGGGCCTCGGTCGTCTCGTCGACGACGGCGGGCGACCTGCGGGGCCTCGCCGGTGCGTCGTGCGCGACGCCGTCGGCCGAGCAGTGGCTGCTCGGCGGGACGACGACGCGCGGCTCGAGCACGCGGCTCGTCGTCCAGAACCCGTCGCGCACCGCGGCGGTCGTCGACGTCGAGCTGTGGGGGCCGGGCGGCCGCATCGACGCCGCGGGCCCCACGACCATGACCGTGCCGGCCGGCGGTCAGTCCGCACGCCTGCTCGAGGCCGTCGCGCCCGAGCAGCGGCTGCTCGGCGTGCGGGTCGTCGCGCGCGGCGCGCTCGTCACGTCCTACCTGCAGGTCGGGGTGCTCGACGGGATCCGGCCGCTCGGCGTCGACCTCGCCGCTGCGACGACGCCGGCGACACGCCAGGTCGTCACGGGTGTGACGACGACGGGACCGGGTGCCGGGGCGCGGCTCGACGTGCTCGTGCCGGACGGCTCCGACCCGACCCTCGCGGCGGGCTCCGACGCGACCACGACCGCCGCCAACCCGGTGGCGGTGTCCGTCACCGTCCTCGGCCCGCAGGGCCGGGTGCTCGTGCCCGGCGCCGAGCAGTTCGAGACGGTTCCGGGGCAGGTCGTCTCGCTCGATCTCGACGCCCTCGAGGCCGGTCGCTACACGCTCGTCGTCGACGCTCCCTCGCCCCTCGTCGCGTCCGTGACGTCGGTGCGGCCCGGGACGGACGGCGACGACAGGGCACTCCTCGCCGGCCGACCCGCGCCGGGACCAGGTGTGAGCCTCGCCGCGAGCCCTGCCGGCGTGCGGCGCACGCTCACGCTCACGGCGGTGCCCGACGACCTTGCGGGCGTCCCCGGCGCCGCGCTCGGCACGGGTGTCCCGGTCGACGCCGACGGCCAGCCGCTCACGCTCGCGACGCGACGCGTCGAGGTCGACCTCGTGGGGACCGACGGTCAGGTGTCGGCGACGTTCCCCGTCGACGTCCCGGTCGGGGGGACGGCCGTCGTCGGCCTCGACGCCAGGGCGCCGGGTGTCGACGTCGCTGCGGTCGTCGTCCGCCCGACGGGCGAGGGGCCGGACGTCACGTGGTCGCTCGAGGCGAGCGCGGACGGACGCGACGGGACCGTCGACGGTCTGCTCACCGTGCTCGCGCCCGTGCCGGGCGACGTCGTCACGCGCGAGGTCGTCGTGCGCCCGTCGCTGGGCTTCTGA
- a CDS encoding metallopeptidase family protein — translation MRANHPVPPPTAGVRRRDRRGRGPRGPLMPANLPAARTRAERFDDLVVATVVRIERSWARQIAGLEFAVEDVPPSDPAPWEHRRGVPMGRYFPADGALAPRVVVYRRPVEERANDREDLAELVRTVVVEQVAHMLGRNPEDIDPGYVGDW, via the coding sequence GTGCGTGCGAACCACCCCGTCCCCCCGCCCACCGCAGGCGTGCGCCGTCGCGACCGTCGCGGACGTGGGCCGCGCGGCCCGCTCATGCCGGCGAACCTCCCCGCCGCGCGCACACGCGCCGAGCGGTTCGACGACCTCGTCGTCGCGACGGTCGTCCGCATCGAGCGCTCGTGGGCGCGGCAGATCGCCGGGCTCGAGTTCGCGGTCGAGGACGTCCCGCCGTCCGACCCGGCTCCGTGGGAGCACCGCCGCGGCGTGCCCATGGGCCGCTACTTCCCGGCCGACGGCGCGCTCGCGCCGCGCGTCGTCGTCTACCGGCGACCTGTCGAGGAACGTGCGAACGACCGCGAGGACCTCGCCGAGCTCGTGCGCACGGTCGTGGTCGAGCAGGTCGCGCACATGCTCGGTCGCAACCCCGAGGACATCGATCCCGGGTACGTCGGCGACTGGTGA
- a CDS encoding DUF3499 domain-containing protein, producing MRPVRQCTRTACPRSAVATLTYVYADSTAVLGPLATHAEPHSYDLCAEHADRLTAPRGWEVVRLVTDHVETGPSHDDLLALADAVREAGRTAAAPVRGRHVAEPAPVQVGEIARKGHLRVLRGEG from the coding sequence GTGAGACCTGTCCGTCAGTGCACGAGAACCGCGTGCCCCCGCTCCGCGGTGGCCACGCTCACCTACGTGTACGCGGACTCCACGGCTGTCCTCGGGCCCCTCGCGACGCATGCCGAGCCGCACAGCTACGACCTGTGCGCGGAGCACGCCGACCGCCTCACGGCCCCGCGAGGCTGGGAGGTGGTGCGTCTCGTCACGGACCACGTCGAGACGGGGCCGAGCCACGACGACCTGCTCGCGCTCGCCGACGCTGTGCGGGAGGCCGGCCGGACGGCTGCCGCGCCGGTCCGCGGCCGGCACGTCGCCGAGCCCGCGCCCGTCCAGGTCGGGGAGATCGCACGCAAGGGGCACCTGCGGGTGCTGCGGGGCGAGGGCTGA
- a CDS encoding Trm112 family protein — protein MGEQNEHGFAGVPVEPWVRAILRCPATGAELVEGVGPDGGPELWSTAPEGALAYPVRDGIPVLLVDDARPL, from the coding sequence ATGGGCGAGCAGAACGAGCACGGTTTCGCGGGCGTCCCGGTCGAGCCGTGGGTGCGCGCGATCCTGCGCTGCCCCGCGACGGGTGCGGAGCTCGTCGAGGGTGTCGGGCCCGACGGTGGACCGGAGCTGTGGTCGACGGCTCCCGAGGGCGCTCTCGCATACCCCGTGCGCGACGGCATCCCGGTGCTGCTCGTCGACGACGCGCGCCCGCTCTGA